The Coffea arabica cultivar ET-39 chromosome 2c, Coffea Arabica ET-39 HiFi, whole genome shotgun sequence genome includes the window TTACacacacataaaaaaaaaaaaaaaagattattagTAATTAGTATTGgttttgaagagaattagattcattaaataaatatatttaaatagaaaaTCCTAATTAGGAGCCTATTTACTACTGACTGCTACTGTTAGTCCATTACATGATTTGAAACTAGAAGCCCTAATCCCTACTCTATCATCAGAAAacttttggtttatgtacttttaaAAGAATTAGACACAATTGTTGTCTGAGAACTTTTGGCTTATGTAGTTGTAATGAACATTTCAGTGATTGATGTGTAGTTTTAATATTTAAGTAGAGTGCAAAATAACTTTACTATTTAATGGGTTATGATGCACCATTTGGTACCGCTCACCCACCTATGATTTGATTTACTACTGGCATGGTAATGGACAGAGTTGGGGGGAGCAGGAGGAGGGAGACGGCGGTACCAGTCCGTCAACCTCAACACACCCTCCCTCGGACTTTGCGTGGTAACGAAGTGGAGGCAGATCGAGCACGCATGCACTAACGCCTACAGTATATGTATGCCAAGAGCATAGCCAAGCCTACCAGCACATTTCAATAATGTTAACCCGGAAATTAAGGGGCATTGAATTAAGTACGAGTGCACAATTACAGTTTGAAGCTACCGATTCGAGTAAATTTAAGCGCATTTAAGTGCACAATCAGTCGCCAGTCAAATGCTGAAATATGCATATGCATGAATGAGTGTATGGGTTTCTTAGTTCCAGACACCGCAGAAGAGTTGTGAATACTAGTAATTAATTTCGGTCCCTCCTTACCGGTTACCACCGGCCAAATTAAAGAGAATGAGCAATTATTTACTCTACAATTAAAGAGAAGATCCCGGGGGTACATACATCTGAATCCTGAATGTGACGACGAGTTGTAGAGCAGAAGGAATCATCAGTCGTCAAAAAATTGGTAGATCGGATGCCTCATTGGTTGGTTACCTTTGATTGAGAGAGAGGATGCCGGCATGCGACTTGAGTATTTGTGAGTTGTGTGGGATTCCATTCTCTCGCAGAAATCACAGCTCGCAATGCCAAATGCAAAGCCAGTGGCAAGCAGTAGTACGTAGAGTCTGAGAGCCACTCCCAGCCAAATGCCCCTCTCTGCAGTCTGCTCTGTGTTGGGTTGCCATCTAATCCGCTTGTCTGTCAGTCCGTCCATTTGTGTGTCGATTCAGTAAAAGACAACCAACCGGCTTTTGGGGTTTCACGGTGAAATTAGGTTTGTGATTTCCTCTTAactattgttggaaaaaaacCAACCTATGTTACATAATGTTATGTTATGATATGCCAAAACGAAAACAAATTGAATACCAAAATCAGAACCcccacttttctttttaatctttttgtcttctaatggaaaaagaaaaatgttattTGATCCGACTGACCATCTCAAAAAAACATCCCCCCAATTACTTTTGTGCAAATgtgctcttcttcttcttcttcttcttctggtaAACTGGAGTGGTAGTAGTAACAACATTGCAATTCTACTAGTAGTATATACTCAATTACATAGATGCTAGCATATACTAACTCCGCACCATCCACCCAAATTGCTTACTAATCGATCACATTTCCagttcaaaaacaaaaacgcCCCTAGGGAGTAATTAATTtagcagcaaaaaaaaaaaaaaaagagtagtgAGGGGACTGCTATGGTAGCAGCATCGATAGCACCGCACATGAGAATGAGTGGGCTTTTCCGATCCAAGTCTTGCACCCTACCTCCCTTCATCCCCACCCCCATCGCTCCTCCTCCTTCCCATGATGACATCCTCAGACCAACATCCCCTCCCACCCCTTCTCGCTACCCCCACCACCACGAGGACGAAGACGacgaaaaagaagaagaagacgacGACGACGACTACTACCAAGACAGAGTGGAAGAGGAGGATGGGTATTTCCTCGTCAAAAAGAATCACAGCCCTGCTACGACGCCATTTATTGGGTTGGAAGAGCGCAGGAGCAGCAGGAGACACAAGAGCTGCAGTAGCACCAGTCGTCATCATCACCGTGGTGATCCTGATGATGGTCAGTTTCCTCCCGGGGGGTTACTGGCCATTGTGGTCGCGGCTCTGAGGAAGTCTCTCTTGGTCACCTGTACCGGTCTTGACCTTGACACCGATGCTGCTGATGACGTCTCCTCCTCCAACCACCTCGACATTGGCTGGCCCACCGACGTCCGCCACGTCTCCCACGTCACCTTCGATCCCTTCCATGGCTTTCTCGGCTTGCCCCGCGACCTCCAGTATCATCTCCCCCGCGGCAACATCGTCCCCAGCGCCAGGTCCCCTCTTTGTTTCAACCTaatcatccaaaaaagaaaaaaaaaattttttttttttttgttaatacaATGTATTTACTTATTGCTGTAGCATTAGATTCTTGCTCGCTtcactttcttcttcatttaatTCCCAAGAGATCATTGTACAAATAACACATCTGACAGGTGAGCCTGATTTCTGCTGTGGATCTGAGATCATATCTGCTTTCCAAAGTATTTTTTTCACTACTACTACTAGTATCCTATCTTCTTTGCTTGCCGTGTTTCACTGCCTTGCGCATGTATGGTTTTGTGGTCAGATGATTTTACTGTTAGTCACCTGTCATGTTTCTACTAAATATACTAGTGCACTTAATGACTCCCACAAATGCTATTTCAATACTCAGGGATCTTATCCAATAGTACTAGTTGATAAGCAATTGGatgacaaaattttttttctttggctcGATTTATTTGGTTTGTGTTACTACTGCTATTGCCAGTCAATCTAGATGTATAGGCGATACTGGGATAGTTTTTTCACTAATTGTGATGCTCATATTATCAAAGGGTGCTCTGGTAGATGCTTCCATAATGTCATCCAGAAATTCATATTCCACGCTATCTTTCACTACCGTCACTGTTTGTTGCAATGTAAATTTGGGAATGGCCATTCTTTTCCCTGTTCTCTTGGATATTGGAAGTAAATTTGTTTCTAACTCTTACCGGACTTCATAAAACGCCATGATAGCTCTTGTTGGAAGGACTGGAAAGTAGAGGGGGGTGGGGTTAGGAAGGTTTCTCTAACCTTCTTGTTTGTGTCTCGCCTAGAAATTCTATTCAGAATTTTTAAATTCAGTAAATTTCATGGTTATTTGGGTGCCCTATCAGCCTAGGGATAAGCCAAAGAGGCATGGGTTTTCACTGATATTAATGAGTGGTTCCAATCTGCACTTGTGATATTAGAGCACAGTAGCAGTTTTACCATATTCCTGCTTTACTCGCGTAGATAGCTTGGTCTGGCACTTCATCTatgattttcttttcccttcttaCCCTGTTGCCCCATTTGCAGTGCAAGTGTATTTGGAGTCTCAGCCCAGTCAATGCAGTGTTCTTATGATCACAGAGGAAACAGTGTCCCGACAATTCTTCTGATGATGCAGAATCGTTTGTACTCAGAAGGCGGCCTAAGAGTATTGTTTTTATTATCTTACACTTTTGATGATTGCtgtaaaaatttgaaaatagttGACGTAATTTTTCCTGCTTTGCTTGAAGGCTGAAGGAATATTCCGAATAAATGCAGAGAACAGTCAAGCAGAAAATGTTCGAAACCTGTTGAATAAAGGTGTTGTCCCATGTGGCATCGATGTCCATTGTTTGGCAGGCTTAATAAAGGTGTTGTCAAGTTAATATCTCAGATTCCTCTGCCTTTACAAGAAAACTAATACTTTCCAGAAAAGTGGCTTTCATTATGTGATATCaaagcacacatatatatatatatatatatatatatatatatatatatatatatatatatatatatatatatatatatatattgtcaaATGGCGTTGTATTATATCATTAAAACTTGATAGTTACAAAAAGGGTCAACTGCCCTATGATGTCAAAGCATTTATAAGAATACTGAAACTGTGAAATGCTATCAGACTGTTAGAAGTGTATAAGTGAATCTTGTGAACCAGAAGGAGGTACATCTAAAGTTGAACGTGCTACCAAACTTTAATTGACAGTCAATGATCTGAATGCCTAATTTTTCgcattttctcaaaatcaatGAATTATTCTCTGTTAAATTTCCTATCTAATGTTTTGCAGACAATTTTATTTGTGAGTGGACAGCAAATTTTCAACCTTCTGAACTGAAGGAACAGTCTTTTGTGATCTTGTTGGATAATCTAGAAAACCAGTTAATTTAGTGTGGTATCTATATTAAGCCTCTACTAAGAATTGGTGGTTAAGTTGTTGTACGCAACGTGAATTTTTTGGATGCATGGCTTGCTTATCAAATAATATTGATGcataaaattttaaatgaaattaAACATATCTTggatgaaaagagaaaagaggtaGTTACCAAATGAATGTATTGGGTAGCCTAGTTGTTGAACTTTCTTGGTTGGATCTGACATAGCCTAAGGCACCATTCTGTCCTCTTCTAATTTTGGCAGCAGCAATTGTTTTCATGTTAGTTTTTTATCAGATGAAATGCGATTTTTGATCCCATCCCCAAAATTTTCTGGTCTGAATTTAATCCATTGTGAATATAACTATGGCATATCTTACTCTCTTAGTAATCTGATGTAACTTTTATTTGCCTTTGTGAGATTTGTTGGGCATTCCTTGGGTATTACCTGATAATGATTTTTGAAACCCGGTGAATTTTCAGGCTTGGTTTAGAGAACTCCCCACTGGGGTTCTTGATTCTCTGACTGCAGAACAAGTGATGCATTGCAACACGGAAGAAGAGTGCACACGACTTGTGAAATTACTTCCTCAGACCGAAGCTGCATTGCTTGATTGGGCAATCAATTTGATGGCAGATATTGTGGATTTTGAACACTATAACAAAATGAATGCACGGAACATTGCTATGGTGTTTGCTCCAAATATGACTCAGGTGCGCTGGTGCTTCTACGCTATAAATATTTTAGATTTCGCTTGTTTAATGTATTTCCCTTCTTTTGTGGTTAAATTTTCATCCCAGCTTCACAAATTGTGTTTGTTTCCTGTTTTTAAGCATTCTAGACGATAGAATATCGGAGGCTTCTTTAGCTTTGGAGTGAGGTCTGTTAACGATTTTACGAATAATTTGCTCTAGGAAATAAGTTAGGGATACAGCTTTTTAGTTGCTTATCATCAGCGATTGACTTCTAGGCAAGCTAAACACTTGCTTAAACTTAGGCCGACGTATAGTCCTGGATTGGGGCTTGAGATGGGTTTGATTGTGTTGCTGTGTTTGTGTTGGCATCATTGCCATGTCTGTCTGTCCTTAGGACCATCCACGAGAGAATTGTATGCTTTTCTGTTAGTTTATTGAAGTTTAGCTGTGTGAGTTGTTTAATTAAGATGCTATTGAAATTTTATGCAGATGGCCGACCCACTAACTGCATTAATTCATGCCGTCCAAGTTATGAACTTCCTGAAGGCACTGATAATCAAAACTCAGAGCGAGAGAGAAGAATCTGCTTCCAGGATGACTTTACCATCATCGGCTACTCATTCTCCGACCCACAAGGACGCATATTCCTCAGACTCAGGTGTATTGATACAATGCCACCGGGGCCTTTATGGCGATTGCAGCGAGGGACCTGGCACTGGTGAACTTTTCAGAAGTGGGACTTTTGACCGCACAGAATCTGCCAGAGCGGATCAGTGGAACTTCAAAAGCAAGAGTGATGCCAAGCAGGAACGTGAAGCCGTTCCAAGTAGGATATCAACAATTATGCATGATCTGGAAAGTGGTTTGCGAGATGATGGTTTGGAAAACATGGAAGTTTGAATAAAGGGGCGAGTGTTGCACCTAAGTAAACCACATAAGAAAAGTGCGGGTGTTGGAATTGTAGAAATACTAGAAGAGGGGGAGAAGCCTGGGCGTGAAGAAATTGCTACGCTCACGAGTCACGCCGAGATCTATGATTTTATGTTCATGGTCGAGATTCTTGATAAACGTTTGAAACACTGAAGTTGCTAGGGATTAGAGTattgtttgttaaaaaaattaattttttatgagtaGCGGCTTAAAATAATCTTTAAGCAAGCATTGCGAATCAAAACTTTCTTATTATCGCATTATCTTTGTATTAGATATAATATATTGGATTACATTCTATTTAATCAATTTTGATGAATTCCTAATTGAATTAATAAGAATAGGATAAGGCAGTGAAGAGGGAATGAGCTTTTAGAGTGGAAAGTAAGAGTCGATTGGCTTGCAGCACATCAAGGCACATCAAGGGTACGGGTTCATTCCCCTTGGATTTTTGGTTTGTATGTACTGCCGTGTTTGTTGTTTAGGGTGCGGTGGCCCAGAACCGCAAAAAGAAGGGGAATGAATTGAACACCAGATTTCTACTAATTCAATCACAACTTCAAACTGTTACCCGTTGAATGAACCTGCTGGAAAACGGACaaaatacatacatacatacatatatatatatatcgatCCAAGTCCAAGCTGTACATTTGCCCGCGACACGACTTCTTCAAACGTAAACGACCACGTGAGCCGTGTAAATCCAGTATTCCTCCGTCTTGTTTCCCGCTCTTCACAGTTCACACCCTTTCTGGCTTTGTGTTCTCATCTGCCAACACGTGCAATTATTGAtgcactactactactactactactactaccgCTAGTAGATTCACCCGTGACATGTTGTAGTAGCGGGATGGAATGAGAGATGGATTGGAtagttaaaaaaagaaaataacgtTAATGAGAGGTTCGAATACGAAATTTTTTACTTATAATaaaaagttgttttgaagaaaaatatacGCTCGTGACtctcaaacatttaatttatagtaaatacataaatgtttggaatcaaaaagtgttatagtgatattattaccaaaagaaaactggtaggttatttatttaacattaattaaatatttaaaaaaagaaaaaagaaattgtcCCATAAAGTATccactctttatggctttcctccattacatgaacaaacTGCCTGTTCTTTATgagcattttattctgaatcatgtaatttatgttaaatacataaatatttgtaagtaaaattcaaaaagtgttacactaatatttttatgaaaggaaactagtaagttttgtatttaacataaattaaatatgtgaaagtaacaCTCACAAGtagtttaattagttatttAATTTGTTGACAAGAAGCAAggtttcttttgcaaaattaGAATATAAAGGTAAATTCCCACAATCTTTTGTAAGTAAGCCCTAATTTCCTCCTGGGAGAGATCAGTGCTATTTCTTAAATCATAGAAGAAGAGGTGAGTGCTAGTGTCTGCAATTATCTCctaaaaaaataacataaaaattctaaaaatataattaaggtCTTTTTTAATAATTTGGAATAATTCAAATTCCGACACCACTAACTCCGGGGCTGTTGGGGTCAGACACGAGGCCAAATCTGAAATCCCTCGCCGAAACTTGACAAAATTGAGTCCGTCTAAGGAACAAGGCAATGATAGCCCCGATCAAAGGCCCCACTCTTATTTAGCCACCAATTGCTACGTCACTCCAGGCCCCGATCGCTTTCGCTTCACGTGCTCTTTCCGCTCTAACCAATAACAAAATAGCCGAATGGGTCCCCCGTCCCTCCACGTATGGTTCGTACACTTCATGACTCAGCCTCTGCACTAGGGcctttttttaatacaaaaaaaaacctTTAAGACTACtagttcttgtttttctttcttagcCTTTGCACTAGTTACTACATCGTGGCGtaaattcctttcttttttttttttttttatttttaaccatCCATTCCTAcgtaccctaaactactagggTGCGGGATTAGAATCATGAACCATGGTGTGATTAGAATATGGGATAATTTTTAGGAAAACTTCCCTTAAAATTTTTAACAGTATCACTTGGTacttttgaattttaaaaaaatctgaCTTGCTTTTTTTACTTTAAGTTTTTGGTAATATTTGAGAcccatttcaaaatataatatttaaaaattcattttaagagAGAATATAATCTCATTtgaaattctttctttttcttatgtTTTCTTAATTATCATAACATATTAATTCTATCTCTTAATATTTTCTAATTTCATTGATGTGGTTctttgacaaaaatttaaaaattgataATAGGGTCGAAAGACCCTTTATTTTGTCATTAGTTTGGACAAGagttattaaaatatttaaaattataaataCTTTACAATACTAATAAAAATAACTTGAAATGTtttataataatgaaaataattttttgcatTAGCTTGAAAATAGCACAAACAGATTTATATGTAATGTTTAtcattttgtatttttctagttttcaaaccatttatttggataaaaaattaaatgtttttaaaaaataaactgtTTATAAGCTCTTTAAATTAACTCAAAACCTTTTATTATAAAGAAATCAATATTTTTGTAACTtgtaaaaatctcaaataaaCTTTTAAATATTAATTCTTTGTATTTGAAAGACACAGTATCTTTTGTCCTATCAAAATTAGACAttcatatttttttgtttttgatcttaaattattattaatatacTTGCATATTTATACTAAGAAGTAAGActacaaaatgcaaaatttggaatgaaattATAATCTCTCTCCTAGAATgagtttttttaatattttattttgaaatggTTGGTAAATGTTATGAAAAGCTTAAAGTAGGGGAGGCAAGTAAGATTTTTAAAAACTTGAAAGTGGCAAATGATAATATCATAAACCTCGATGGAGGTTTTTATAATGGAGCACTCACATAGGGActacaattaaaataaatgcaaatccTATTTCATGCCACCCAAATCATgataaaatattatgaaaaattacactttccATGGTTATCAGAACTctttttaagtttaaaaaaaaatgcatttgaaccaaaagacaaatagtaaggccttgcttggattgaaggttttcgtcggaaaatattatcgttttccgtgatcacatttccctatcacctttttccctcacatatatcaaatcgctacagtaatttttccatgaaaaatgacggaaaatgcaatccaaacacaacctaagaTGTCTATTGCGCGCTATAATGTAAGATGTATATCGCATCTCGTCCCTCCATTACTCCATTCTGCTTGATTCAAACGTCGAGCGATTATTTTCAACCCTCAATTGTCGTTTCTTGAAGAATTGATTTCACTCTGTTGCTAGGTTTCATTTGGGATtcgagaaaaaaatatatttttaagtgTTTTGGCCCTATTAGGGGAAGACGGAGGAAATAGGTCCTTTACATTTGGATCAATGTAATAATGGATTTGCCAAATTTGCCCTTTAAATTTAGAACATGTAGTGGGTCTCGAACACATTCCAATTAAAATTGCCTAGAAAAGGGTATTGGAGAATAAAAAATGATCACCTTTTATATGTAAGAGACTAAAATAGCTTATTTTCATTTTGAGGGATTAAATTTAAACCTATGCAATAAGTAAAGGATGATTTgtgcaatttttcaaaacttATATTTGGAAAACTCCAAATGCATATTGCAATCATCTCTTAAATCTCATATTTACATTTTTCTAAATAAGTATTGCAATAAAATGTTTTTTGATAAAACCCTGTtccttaaaaaaagaaaaaattgctgAATTGGTTCCTCACATTTTCGAGAAAAAACATTTTTGGTACCTCACAtttaaaatcaactaaaatagtccctgaaatataaaaattttgtgTGTTTGGTCATAACGCTTATTTTTGCTCTGTTTTCCACCCAAAAGTACTTCCCTATCTTGCGTACCTATaatttcaaggtcaaaatggaAATATAATTTGTTTCCTTtcacaagaagaaaaaataacaCATGACCACTcatttccttcaatttttatCCATCAAATTCTTTACACATACAAGTTATTGCTCATGCAATTTAGAATCCTCATTTTGATCAACCAATTGTTAAAGTTTTCATTTGAGAGGTTGCTCTTGGCCTAATTAATATTGTTTATTCTGGTGTTTATTAGTAGTGGTATACAATCAATTTGTGCACCAATGAAGACCTTAATACTGGAACTATCTTCTTTTTACTATTTCTTTATGCCATATTCTAATAACAGGTTGGTTACATCtacaattaaaatgaaatttgaGCATGCCAATTTGTCTTGGAAATTATAGGCACATAAAGTAggcatgcattttttttttttgattggtAAATTAAGCAAAAATTAGTTTTGGGACCAAATGGGCAAAATTTTAATATGTAAGAGACTGTTTTAACTGATTTTAAATGTAAGGGATTAAAATAGTTTTCTCATAAAATTTGAGGACTAAATtggaaattttatttaaaaaaagaaaaagaaaggacaaACATGAGTCtaagccttgtttggattgtagtcCTCTAACAAAAAATATTTAGGTTTTttatgaacacatttttcaatcacttttttcttcacatatatcaaattgttacaatttttttttttacagaacctttaaaaaatagcaattcaaacaagATTTATCAACTCATCTATGAGTAAAAGTGACTCAGGATCAAGGTCTTGATCTACTAAgaacatattatttttcatgccACTCTTATAACATCGAGAGATAGATGGAAGTACAATTGGTTTGGTATATACTGAATTTGGAAAGAAACACCATCCAACCTGGGTTCTGTTTTattgcaagtttttttttagaaaaaaaattataaaatattttataaaatagtttttaataAAAACTCCCAAAATCTCCAATGTAAAATGGGCCATTTTTATCTTCCATAATCTCAGCTTCCTCAATTGACTTCTCTGCCTTTCCCCCAGCCTTAGTGACAGGCTTTTTCAGCCTAAGTGATCATTGTGCCTTGTTTCCATAAAAAAAGAGTTATGGTGAAGGGGAGGAAGATGAAcctgtttggattgtcattttctGCCGGAAAATTGTGTTGTTTTTCatgattatatttttttattatctttttccctcatatacatcaaatcgctacaatcattttttcataaaaaatgcaatccaaacgggacCGAAGAA containing:
- the LOC113724722 gene encoding rho GTPase-activating protein 2-like; this translates as MVAASIAPHMRMSGLFRSKSCTLPPFIPTPIAPPPSHDDILRPTSPPTPSRYPHHHEDEDDEKEEEDDDDDYYQDRVEEEDGYFLVKKNHSPATTPFIGLEERRSSRRHKSCSSTSRHHHRGDPDDGQFPPGGLLAIVVAALRKSLLVTCTGLDLDTDAADDVSSSNHLDIGWPTDVRHVSHVTFDPFHGFLGLPRDLQYHLPRGNIVPSASASVFGVSAQSMQCSYDHRGNSVPTILLMMQNRLYSEGGLRAEGIFRINAENSQAENVRNLLNKGVVPCGIDVHCLAGLIKAWFRELPTGVLDSLTAEQVMHCNTEEECTRLVKLLPQTEAALLDWAINLMADIVDFEHYNKMNARNIAMVFAPNMTQMADPLTALIHAVQVMNFLKALIIKTQSEREESASRMTLPSSATHSPTHKDAYSSDSGVLIQCHRGLYGDCSEGPGTGELFRSGTFDRTESARADQWNFKSKSDAKQEREAVPSRISTIMHDLESGLRDDGLENMEV